A part of Anolis carolinensis isolate JA03-04 unplaced genomic scaffold, rAnoCar3.1.pri scaffold_10, whole genome shotgun sequence genomic DNA contains:
- the lin37 gene encoding protein lin-37 homolog, translating into MLPTKVKTEKPDLETANARTRLDAVLQCLLEKTDVDREQMEEDSGKTASDVLCKDSSPTATGKRPSARFSHHRRKKRKETDDGLTESGQQKQNTYVIKLFDRSVDLAQFSENTPLYPICRAWMKNSPTVREQERSPSPQIASLPEDEEGTEGLNGKIQDVFKMPSPTACQANAMGEPVNLRIPSPLEPEEETKPVIDMASDTVPSMSSLIYKNMDRWKKIRQRWKEASHKNQLRYAESMKILKEMYERQ; encoded by the exons ATGCTGCCTACAAAGGTGAAAACAGAAAAGCCAG ATCTGGAGACCGCCAATGCTCGAACCCGCCTTGATGCTGTGCTGCAGTGCCTGCTGGAGAAGACCGATGTTGACCG GGAACAAATGGAAGAGGATTCTGGGAAGACAGCATCGGATGTCCTCTGCAA GGACTCTTCTCCTACTGCCACAGGAAAGAG GCCCTCCGCACGGTTTTCCCACCACCGTcgcaagaagaggaaggaaacagATGATGGTCTCACTGAAAGTGGGCAGCAAAAACAGA ACACTTATGTAATCAAGCTGTTCGACAGAAGTGTAGACCTGGCACAGTTCTCTGAGAATACTCCCCTGTACCCCATCTGTCGGGCCTGGATGAAGAATAGCCCCACCGTGCGGGAGCAGGAACGATCTCCTAGCCCTCAAATAGCCAGCCTTCCTGAGGATGAGGAG GGAACTGAGGGTCTGAATGGAAAGAtccaagatgtttttaagatgccgTCTCCAACTGCCTGCCAGGCAAATGCCATGGGCGAGCCGGTGAACCTACGTATCCCATCCCCACTGGAGCCTGAAGAGGAGACAAAACCGGTTATTGACATG GCTTCCGACACAGTACCGTCAATGTCCAGCCTCATCTACAAGAACATGGACCGGTGGAAGAAGATCCGACAGAG GTGGAAAGAGGCCTCACACAAAAACCAGTTGCGATATGCAGAGAGTATGAAGATCTTGAAGGAGATGTATGAGCGGCAGTGA